A region of Subtercola boreus DNA encodes the following proteins:
- a CDS encoding Gfo/Idh/MocA family protein, with protein sequence MSDGLRWGILGTGGIATSFATDLQANGFQLTAVGSRSEQSASEFAGRFGGITAHASYEQLVADPDVDVVYVATPHPFHEENALLAIRAGKHVLVEKAFTLNEKQARSIVDEAASAGVVVIEAMWTRFLPHMVRIREIIAAGTLGDVRTVLADHNQKLSADPQHRINALELGGGALLDLSIYPVSFAVDMLGLPTAVLASATMTATGVDRQTAIILTHAGGRQSVLHSALDTAGPTAASVLGTEARIDIDQTWYAPTTFRMIDSEQNVIEEFDHPVTSRGMQYQAWELERVVAAGETSSPLLPAEQSVAIMGVLDEVRRQIGLVYPGE encoded by the coding sequence ATGTCTGACGGACTGCGCTGGGGAATTCTCGGCACCGGAGGCATCGCGACCTCCTTCGCCACCGACCTGCAGGCGAACGGGTTCCAGCTGACGGCTGTCGGCTCTCGATCGGAGCAGTCGGCCAGCGAGTTCGCCGGTCGGTTCGGCGGCATCACCGCCCACGCGAGCTATGAGCAGCTCGTTGCCGACCCCGACGTCGACGTGGTCTACGTGGCGACGCCGCATCCGTTCCACGAGGAGAACGCGCTGCTGGCCATCCGCGCGGGGAAGCATGTGCTCGTCGAGAAGGCGTTCACCCTGAACGAGAAGCAGGCGCGGTCGATCGTCGACGAGGCCGCGAGCGCCGGTGTCGTGGTGATCGAGGCGATGTGGACCCGGTTTTTGCCGCACATGGTGCGGATCCGCGAGATCATCGCGGCCGGCACGCTCGGCGACGTGCGGACGGTGCTCGCCGACCACAACCAGAAGCTCTCGGCCGACCCCCAGCACCGTATCAACGCCCTCGAACTGGGCGGCGGGGCACTGCTCGATCTCTCGATCTACCCGGTCTCGTTCGCTGTCGACATGCTCGGGCTGCCGACCGCTGTGCTGGCGAGTGCGACGATGACGGCGACCGGGGTCGACCGGCAGACCGCGATCATCCTGACGCACGCGGGAGGCCGGCAGTCGGTGCTGCATTCGGCGCTCGACACCGCCGGCCCGACGGCGGCCTCGGTGCTCGGCACGGAGGCCCGTATCGACATCGACCAGACCTGGTACGCGCCGACGACGTTCCGGATGATCGACTCGGAGCAGAACGTGATCGAGGAGTTCGATCATCCGGTCACCAGCCGTGGCATGCAGTACCAGGCCTGGGAGCTCGAGCGCGTGGTCGCAGCCGGCGAGACCTCCAGCCCGCTCCTGCCTGCCGAGCAGAGCGTGGCGATCATGGGCGTGCTCGACGAGGTTCGACGACAGATCGGGCTGGTCTACCCGGGCGAGTGA
- a CDS encoding TetR/AcrR family transcriptional regulator, translating into MTSATEETATLGLRERKRIATSRSIQHAVLELSRDKGLDNVTVDEISRRADVSPRTFFNYFSSKEAAVLGDSPFSLPPAEVEAFVNAGPGTPVFDGLLDIMRAIADTDSQDYDMHQLRKLVIRDYPHLLVQRITSMREFEIDLTAVVGRRLAADARGTDSGSEIPDQQQLDERARLIALVAIAAMRHAWARWAESPDGQTMSTLLTRSFRELQTLL; encoded by the coding sequence ATGACGAGCGCCACAGAGGAAACAGCCACCCTCGGGCTCCGAGAGCGCAAACGGATCGCCACCAGCCGCAGCATCCAACACGCCGTCCTCGAGTTGAGCCGCGACAAGGGGCTCGACAACGTGACCGTCGACGAGATCAGCCGGCGTGCAGACGTCTCGCCGCGCACCTTCTTCAACTACTTCTCCTCGAAGGAGGCGGCAGTTCTCGGCGATTCGCCGTTCTCGCTGCCGCCGGCCGAGGTCGAAGCCTTCGTCAATGCCGGGCCCGGCACGCCGGTCTTCGACGGCCTGCTCGACATCATGCGCGCGATCGCGGACACCGACAGCCAGGACTACGACATGCACCAGCTGCGAAAGCTGGTCATCCGGGACTATCCGCACCTGCTCGTGCAGAGAATCACGAGTATGCGCGAATTCGAGATCGATCTCACCGCCGTGGTGGGCAGGCGGCTGGCAGCGGACGCCCGTGGCACTGATTCCGGCAGCGAAATCCCTGATCAGCAGCAGCTCGACGAGCGCGCGCGACTGATCGCCCTGGTCGCGATCGCCGCCATGAGGCACGCCTGGGCGCGGTGGGCGGAGAGTCCCGACGGGCAGACAATGTCGACTCTGCTGACGCGTTCGTTTCGCGAGTTGCAAACACTCCTATAA
- a CDS encoding acyltransferase family protein: protein MTNRSHFRTDIQGLRAIAVALVVLYHAGVPFLTGGFAGVDVFFVISGFLITSHLLRSLETSGRIGFADFYARRARRILPASLTVVVLTVIAAAIFMPPLALDRVFQGAIATALYVPNMLFAAQGTNYLSETAPSVFQHYWSLGIEEQFYLFWPAILMLAFLAFRRSRRGLFIVVVTLTVVSFILGLVLSSVSQPIAFFTLPTRAWELGAGGIIAFLLAKEPSWAVGRVAAVGGWIGVAGLVASAFVLNSSTLFPGYAAALPVIATGLVIIGGTGAHRWSPFRALSIPPMLFIGEISYSLYLVHWPLLVIPQEAVGREHPLPLHITLLLGLLAVPLAVLLNRLIENPLRKAGFLSRARPRRTLFAALIASVAIVGLTGGASLVTERMPLNSGIVAAPAPGSLEPAGTGFVPSNVSPDLQKVSDDNPSIYADDCHRRFDSTDASGCHFGTDPDAPEVVLFGDSHAAQWFPALDTAAESGEIRLDSNTKSSCPSVDLKVLQGNSPYKSCNTWRDGVVARLNAHPPDLIILSNDGAAQLVGGNANYADRWQKGVTDMIDSLPSGVPVIVIHDTPNQGATPAICLSAHLDDTTTCDATRKSAINKAIEAAETAGALAAAATPITMNDYICNESTCPNIIGNVIVYRDSHHLTATFSSTLSDALYQRIKPFLPAR, encoded by the coding sequence ATGACGAACCGTTCGCATTTTCGCACCGACATCCAAGGTCTGCGCGCCATCGCCGTCGCTCTGGTCGTTCTGTACCACGCCGGGGTTCCGTTCCTCACGGGCGGTTTCGCCGGGGTGGACGTCTTCTTCGTCATCTCCGGGTTCCTGATCACCAGTCATCTGCTTCGGAGCCTCGAAACCTCCGGCAGGATCGGGTTCGCCGACTTCTACGCCCGACGGGCGCGCCGGATCCTCCCGGCCTCCTTGACGGTCGTGGTGCTGACCGTCATCGCCGCAGCGATCTTCATGCCCCCGCTTGCGCTCGACCGCGTATTCCAGGGCGCAATCGCCACCGCGCTCTACGTGCCGAACATGCTCTTCGCGGCTCAGGGCACGAACTACCTCTCCGAAACCGCACCGTCCGTCTTCCAGCACTACTGGTCACTCGGCATCGAGGAGCAGTTCTACCTGTTCTGGCCCGCCATCCTGATGCTGGCCTTTCTCGCCTTCCGCCGGTCACGCCGAGGTCTGTTCATCGTGGTCGTCACGCTCACAGTGGTGTCGTTCATCCTCGGTCTGGTGCTCAGTTCCGTCTCACAGCCGATTGCGTTCTTCACGCTTCCCACCCGCGCCTGGGAGCTCGGCGCGGGCGGCATCATTGCGTTCCTTCTCGCCAAAGAGCCCAGCTGGGCCGTGGGGCGGGTCGCAGCGGTCGGAGGCTGGATCGGCGTCGCGGGCCTGGTCGCCAGCGCATTCGTGCTGAATTCGTCCACCCTCTTTCCCGGCTACGCGGCCGCCCTGCCCGTCATCGCGACCGGTCTCGTAATCATCGGCGGAACCGGTGCTCACCGCTGGAGCCCCTTCCGTGCCCTCAGCATCCCCCCCATGCTCTTCATCGGGGAGATCTCGTACTCGCTCTACCTCGTTCACTGGCCTCTGCTGGTGATTCCGCAGGAAGCGGTCGGACGGGAGCATCCGTTGCCCCTGCACATCACCCTGCTGCTCGGCCTCCTGGCCGTTCCCCTCGCCGTGCTGCTCAACCGTCTGATCGAGAACCCTCTGCGAAAGGCTGGGTTCCTCTCCCGCGCCAGGCCGCGTAGAACACTGTTCGCTGCGCTCATCGCCAGTGTGGCCATCGTCGGGCTCACCGGTGGAGCGTCCCTGGTCACGGAACGCATGCCTCTCAACTCCGGTATCGTCGCTGCGCCCGCCCCGGGGTCGCTCGAGCCAGCAGGCACCGGCTTCGTTCCGTCGAACGTGAGTCCGGACCTTCAGAAGGTCAGCGACGACAACCCCTCGATCTACGCGGACGACTGCCATCGGAGATTCGATTCGACCGACGCCAGTGGCTGCCATTTCGGCACCGACCCGGATGCGCCTGAAGTAGTGCTCTTCGGCGACTCGCACGCAGCACAGTGGTTCCCTGCCCTCGACACTGCCGCCGAGAGCGGAGAGATTCGCCTCGACTCGAACACGAAGAGCTCGTGTCCGTCGGTCGACCTGAAGGTTCTGCAGGGGAACAGCCCCTACAAATCCTGCAACACGTGGCGGGACGGGGTCGTGGCGCGCCTCAACGCGCATCCACCCGACCTGATCATCCTGTCCAACGACGGTGCTGCCCAGCTGGTCGGGGGAAATGCGAACTACGCTGACCGCTGGCAGAAGGGGGTCACTGACATGATCGACTCTCTCCCTTCCGGCGTGCCGGTTATCGTCATCCACGACACGCCGAACCAGGGCGCCACTCCTGCCATCTGCCTCTCTGCGCACCTGGACGACACGACGACCTGTGATGCAACCCGGAAGTCAGCCATCAACAAGGCAATAGAGGCGGCCGAGACCGCGGGGGCACTCGCCGCAGCAGCCACCCCGATCACCATGAACGACTACATCTGCAATGAGTCGACCTGCCCCAATATCATCGGCAACGTGATCGTCTACCGGGATTCGCATCACCTGACAGCGACCTTCAGCAGCACGCTCTCCGACGCCCTGTACCAGCGAATCAAACCGTTCCTGCCGGCACGCTGA
- a CDS encoding TrmH family RNA methyltransferase: MSGPGLRTLIEIDDLSDPRLADYSHQTDVALRKAQHSEHGIYLAESALVLERAVRAGHMPRSVLALGGSVEAAAQALGPYAATTPIFVGPGELLAELTGYILHRGIVAAMNRPALATVEELLADARLVVVLENVADPTNVGAIFRTVAAIGADAVLVTPRCSDPFYRRAIRVSMGTVLQVPWTRTGDWPELAATLHGAGFGIAALALAEGAVSLRDFAASAARPARLALVLGAEGDGLTPEALAAADTIVSIPMAHGIDSLNVAAASAVALWAVSG, translated from the coding sequence GTGAGTGGTCCGGGGCTCCGAACCCTGATCGAGATCGACGATCTGAGTGACCCGCGCCTGGCCGACTATTCGCACCAGACCGACGTCGCCCTCCGCAAGGCGCAGCACTCCGAGCACGGGATCTACCTCGCCGAGTCCGCCCTGGTGCTGGAGCGGGCCGTGCGCGCCGGTCACATGCCCCGATCGGTCCTCGCCCTGGGGGGCTCTGTGGAGGCTGCTGCCCAAGCGCTGGGACCGTATGCCGCCACGACTCCGATCTTCGTCGGGCCGGGCGAACTGCTCGCGGAGCTGACCGGGTACATCCTGCACCGCGGGATCGTGGCGGCGATGAACCGCCCGGCGCTCGCCACGGTCGAGGAGCTGCTCGCAGACGCCCGACTTGTCGTCGTTCTCGAGAACGTCGCCGACCCGACGAACGTGGGAGCGATCTTCCGCACGGTCGCGGCCATCGGAGCGGATGCCGTTCTGGTGACGCCGCGCTGTTCCGATCCCTTCTACCGGCGGGCCATTCGCGTGAGCATGGGCACGGTGCTCCAGGTTCCGTGGACGCGTACGGGAGACTGGCCGGAGCTCGCCGCCACGCTCCACGGGGCAGGGTTCGGCATTGCGGCGCTCGCGCTGGCCGAGGGAGCCGTCTCGCTGCGGGACTTCGCGGCATCGGCTGCCCGGCCCGCCAGGCTCGCCCTGGTTCTCGGCGCGGAGGGCGATGGACTGACACCGGAAGCGCTCGCTGCCGCAGACACCATCGTGAGCATCCCGATGGCGCACGGAATCGACTCCCTGAACGTGGCGGCCGCCAGCGCGGTGGCACTCTGGGCGGTGTCGGGGTGA
- a CDS encoding DUF4214 domain-containing protein: MQKYRAVLALIVVAVLGVTGLVVSSPAQAAVTTKQAYVTALYADYLGRVPSAAESDGWVKQLKTSAPNRIIADGFVNSDEYRLIRIDAAYESVLGRESEPAGRRTWLNGMRGGALTTDDIEKEFYASTEFFFGHGGTNKRFAAALYNALLHRTGTNSEWSFWGDLAAKNGRAWVIDQFWDSSETISSRVKAMYTLYLGRAPDAAGLRTWVNVALAIGDSGLRSGFTSSQEYYQRSYLRFGGTAPVPTPTPTPTFTPKPTPTPTPKPTPTPTPKPTPIPTPTPTPTPKPTPTPTPTPTPEPPIAAAIERGSTATGVAYTSYLDSIPDYGFVRWTVGDDALQRDDIPTVLFVHGSGGKSDAFTHGAEWQGLRDYLVNNGWAFIEGTGGPTTEAGEQTWGNQTSRNAYLAYVDHVEGKISVGGIVPLGRSMGGITADWLYLKSPIADQCMGLIVNSGVQTLSFGTIGAKRSNDRPTIDYFNRVMSPAYDADSIEDLAELSAPFDPYNLPASAWDGARVLQLVGDNDTIVSPDTRGAYPLRAKYAGHPEIDRLDVRAGGDHSAANGSALQLGAMTKFLYDVRRLG, encoded by the coding sequence ATGCAGAAATACCGTGCCGTCCTGGCGCTGATCGTCGTGGCTGTTCTCGGGGTCACCGGGCTCGTCGTGTCATCCCCTGCGCAGGCCGCTGTGACAACGAAGCAGGCCTACGTCACGGCCCTCTACGCCGACTATCTCGGCCGCGTACCGTCCGCCGCTGAGTCCGACGGTTGGGTGAAGCAGTTGAAGACGAGTGCGCCGAACCGGATCATCGCCGACGGTTTCGTCAACAGCGACGAGTACCGGCTCATCCGTATCGATGCCGCATACGAATCCGTTCTCGGCCGCGAGTCGGAGCCCGCGGGGCGCCGTACCTGGTTGAACGGGATGCGGGGCGGCGCTCTGACGACAGACGACATCGAGAAGGAGTTCTACGCCTCGACCGAGTTCTTCTTCGGTCACGGCGGGACGAACAAGAGATTCGCCGCCGCCCTTTACAACGCGCTTCTGCACCGGACGGGAACAAACTCGGAGTGGTCGTTCTGGGGCGACCTCGCCGCGAAGAACGGACGCGCCTGGGTCATCGACCAGTTCTGGGACTCGTCGGAAACAATCAGTTCGCGGGTGAAGGCGATGTACACGCTGTATCTCGGCCGCGCACCCGATGCAGCAGGCCTCCGGACCTGGGTGAACGTCGCGTTGGCGATCGGGGACTCCGGGCTCCGGTCCGGGTTCACGAGCAGCCAGGAGTACTACCAGCGCTCGTACCTGCGCTTCGGCGGCACTGCTCCGGTACCCACACCGACGCCCACGCCCACATTCACCCCGAAACCCACACCTACGCCCACCCCGAAACCCACGCCGACCCCGACGCCTAAACCGACGCCGATCCCGACGCCCACGCCGACGCCCACCCCGAAACCCACACCTACGCCCACGCCGACGCCCACCCCGGAGCCCCCGATAGCGGCAGCGATCGAACGCGGCAGCACAGCCACTGGCGTCGCCTACACGTCATACCTCGACAGCATCCCCGACTACGGCTTCGTTCGCTGGACTGTCGGCGATGACGCACTCCAGCGGGACGACATCCCCACCGTGCTGTTCGTGCACGGATCCGGCGGGAAGTCCGATGCCTTCACCCACGGTGCGGAGTGGCAGGGGCTCCGGGACTACCTGGTCAACAACGGCTGGGCGTTCATCGAAGGAACAGGTGGGCCGACCACAGAGGCCGGTGAGCAGACCTGGGGCAACCAGACATCGCGGAACGCCTATCTGGCCTACGTCGACCACGTCGAGGGGAAGATCTCCGTCGGCGGGATCGTGCCCCTGGGGCGGTCGATGGGCGGGATCACCGCTGACTGGCTGTATCTCAAGAGCCCGATAGCGGACCAGTGCATGGGCCTCATCGTGAACTCCGGTGTGCAGACTCTCTCGTTCGGCACCATCGGCGCCAAGCGAAGCAACGATCGACCGACGATCGACTACTTCAACCGCGTGATGTCGCCGGCCTACGATGCGGATTCGATCGAGGATCTCGCCGAGCTCTCGGCCCCGTTCGACCCCTACAATCTGCCCGCCTCGGCATGGGACGGAGCGAGAGTGCTGCAGCTCGTCGGCGACAACGACACCATCGTCTCGCCGGACACCCGCGGCGCCTATCCGTTGCGGGCGAAGTATGCGGGGCATCCTGAGATCGACAGGCTGGATGTTCGGGCTGGCGGGGATCACTCGGCAGCGAACGGATCAGCGCTGCAGCTCGGCGCGATGACGAAATTCCTCTACGACGTGCGACGGCTCGGTTAG
- the purU gene encoding formyltetrahydrofolate deformylase, translating to MVPDQPAFADAPLVTTAPAAEPVRPHDIGRLTIQCADQPGIVAAVAGFLAEHGANITELGQFSTDSENGEFFQRTVFHCENVADRLAELDGDFAAQVGRRFGMTYTFTSAASPKRVAIMVSKYDHCLLELLWRNKRGDLDMDITLVISNHEDLRADAESFGVPFVHIPVSRANKAEAEARQLELLAGNVDLVVMARYMQILSAEFLSAVGCPVINIHHSFLPAFAGAGPYLKAKERGVKLIGATAHYATANLDEGPIIEQDVVRVSHRESVAELERRGAEVERSVLARAVQWHCEDRVMTYGNSTTIL from the coding sequence ATGGTGCCCGACCAGCCTGCGTTCGCCGACGCGCCGCTCGTAACGACTGCCCCTGCCGCCGAACCCGTGCGACCCCACGACATCGGTCGCCTGACGATCCAGTGCGCCGACCAGCCCGGAATCGTCGCTGCCGTCGCGGGTTTCCTCGCCGAGCACGGTGCCAACATCACCGAGCTCGGTCAGTTCTCGACCGACTCCGAGAACGGCGAATTCTTCCAGCGGACGGTGTTCCACTGCGAGAACGTCGCCGACCGGCTCGCCGAACTCGACGGAGACTTCGCCGCGCAGGTGGGCCGCCGCTTCGGCATGACCTACACGTTCACGAGTGCGGCCTCGCCGAAGCGCGTGGCGATCATGGTGTCGAAGTACGATCACTGCCTGCTCGAACTTCTCTGGCGCAACAAGCGCGGCGATCTCGACATGGACATCACCCTGGTGATCTCGAATCATGAGGACCTCCGTGCCGACGCCGAGAGCTTCGGCGTTCCGTTCGTGCACATCCCGGTCTCCAGGGCGAACAAGGCCGAAGCCGAGGCGCGGCAGCTGGAGTTGCTCGCCGGCAACGTCGACCTGGTGGTCATGGCACGGTACATGCAGATCCTCTCCGCCGAGTTTCTCAGCGCGGTAGGCTGCCCGGTCATCAACATCCATCACTCCTTCCTGCCGGCCTTCGCCGGCGCAGGCCCCTACCTCAAGGCAAAGGAACGGGGCGTCAAGCTCATCGGTGCAACCGCCCACTACGCCACGGCCAACCTCGACGAGGGGCCGATCATCGAACAGGATGTGGTGCGCGTCAGCCATCGCGAGAGCGTGGCCGAGCTCGAACGCCGCGGAGCCGAGGTCGAGCGGAGCGTTCTGGCGCGTGCGGTGCAGTGGCACTGTGAGGATCGTGTGATGACATACGGGAATTCCACCACCATCCTCTAG
- a CDS encoding isochorismatase family protein codes for MTKALFIIDVQNDFTEGGALGVTGGGAVAAGISALLAGHPSTYDLVIASRDWHDADNDNGGHFAGDEQPDFITTWPVHCVAGTPGADYHDALTEESITHHVQKGQGEPAYSIYEGTTEEGGTVHQLLDEHGVTEIDIAGLATDYCVRASALDAIEHGRHVRVLTDLVAGVDPRSSEAALAELGHAGAELILSTSVDEG; via the coding sequence GTGACGAAAGCACTGTTCATCATCGACGTGCAGAACGACTTCACGGAGGGCGGAGCGCTCGGTGTCACCGGTGGCGGGGCCGTGGCTGCGGGCATCTCCGCGCTGTTGGCTGGGCATCCCAGCACCTATGACCTCGTGATCGCCTCGCGCGACTGGCACGATGCCGACAACGACAACGGCGGCCACTTCGCCGGCGACGAGCAGCCGGACTTCATCACGACGTGGCCCGTGCACTGCGTGGCCGGCACCCCTGGTGCCGACTATCACGACGCCCTGACGGAGGAGTCGATCACCCACCACGTGCAGAAGGGCCAGGGCGAACCGGCCTACTCGATCTACGAGGGGACCACCGAAGAAGGCGGTACGGTGCACCAGCTTCTCGACGAGCACGGAGTGACCGAGATCGACATCGCGGGGCTCGCCACGGACTACTGCGTTCGCGCGTCGGCACTGGACGCAATCGAGCACGGGCGTCACGTGCGCGTGCTCACGGACCTCGTCGCGGGCGTCGACCCCCGGTCCAGCGAAGCGGCCCTCGCCGAACTCGGGCACGCGGGCGCCGAACTCATCCTCTCGACCTCGGTCGACGAGGGGTGA
- a CDS encoding D-alanyl-D-alanine carboxypeptidase/D-alanyl-D-alanine-endopeptidase, which translates to MPGHSAPLSTRRRRVVVAGAWVALALLGAGSFVGGAAFASAQPEAAVAPTVSAVPTPAPTATGPVIERRPQPTAAAAPTIVRTCSVDALASAGGLGTFQGTIREASTGSILFDRAGDQFSRTASVMKVLTSAAALAVLGPDHRVTTTVVRGATPGEVVLVGGGDVTLASGSSNIYNDSASMSDLANQVKAAWAADSSTAGSAITAITLDASLFSGETWQSSWNRIEQTEGSTAEVTALMVDGDRANPSADTSPRGDDPVARAGAAFRSALGSLASGARLAEGSAAAGAGALGSVQSAPVSTMVQEAVLRSDNTEAEMLARLTAIALGAGSSFSALQAAIPAALHDAYGLDPTGLVIVDGSGLSDDDAVSARYITLLMDKVNAREGSLGVLLDGLPVADQTGTLSYRFTGANSVVDGKVMAKTGSIDSGNMLAGVVHAADGSVLTFAFFALGSQLGSGREALDALTVGVYECGNALSNG; encoded by the coding sequence ATGCCCGGCCATTCCGCTCCGCTGAGCACCCGGCGCCGGCGCGTCGTGGTCGCGGGTGCGTGGGTCGCGCTCGCGCTGCTGGGCGCGGGATCGTTCGTCGGAGGTGCCGCGTTCGCGTCGGCGCAACCGGAAGCCGCGGTCGCACCCACAGTCTCCGCGGTGCCGACGCCTGCTCCCACAGCGACCGGTCCGGTCATCGAGCGGCGGCCCCAGCCCACAGCGGCCGCAGCGCCGACGATCGTGCGCACCTGTTCGGTGGATGCGCTGGCCTCCGCCGGCGGGCTCGGTACCTTTCAGGGCACGATTCGCGAGGCGTCGACGGGGAGCATCCTGTTCGACCGCGCGGGGGACCAGTTCTCGCGGACCGCCAGCGTGATGAAGGTGCTCACCTCGGCGGCCGCACTCGCGGTTCTCGGGCCCGACCACCGCGTGACGACGACGGTGGTGCGGGGTGCAACTCCCGGTGAGGTCGTGCTCGTCGGCGGCGGCGACGTGACGCTTGCGAGCGGCTCCTCGAACATCTACAACGACAGCGCATCGATGAGCGACCTGGCGAACCAGGTCAAGGCCGCCTGGGCGGCCGACTCCTCGACGGCGGGCAGCGCCATCACGGCGATCACCCTCGACGCCTCGCTGTTCTCCGGCGAGACCTGGCAGTCGTCGTGGAACAGGATCGAGCAGACCGAGGGGTCGACAGCGGAAGTCACGGCGCTGATGGTCGACGGCGACCGGGCGAACCCGTCCGCCGACACGTCCCCGCGAGGGGATGACCCGGTCGCGCGGGCCGGGGCGGCCTTCCGCTCGGCCCTCGGATCGCTCGCCTCCGGCGCGCGACTCGCCGAAGGGTCGGCCGCGGCCGGTGCGGGCGCACTCGGCTCCGTGCAGTCCGCCCCCGTTTCGACGATGGTGCAGGAGGCGGTGCTCCGCTCCGACAACACCGAGGCGGAGATGCTCGCCCGGCTCACCGCCATCGCGCTGGGGGCCGGATCGTCGTTCTCGGCCCTCCAGGCCGCCATTCCCGCCGCGTTGCACGATGCCTACGGCCTCGACCCCACCGGTCTCGTCATCGTGGATGGATCGGGCCTCAGCGACGACGACGCTGTGTCGGCCCGGTACATCACCCTCCTGATGGACAAGGTCAACGCCCGTGAGGGCTCCCTCGGGGTGCTGCTGGACGGGCTCCCCGTGGCGGACCAGACGGGTACCCTCTCGTACCGGTTCACGGGTGCGAACTCCGTGGTCGACGGCAAGGTGATGGCCAAGACGGGTTCCATCGATTCGGGCAACATGCTCGCGGGGGTCGTGCACGCGGCGGACGGGTCGGTGCTCACCTTCGCTTTCTTTGCTCTCGGCAGCCAGCTCGGCTCCGGGCGGGAGGCCCTCGACGCCCTCACCGTGGGTGTGTACGAATGCGGCAATGCCCTGTCGAACGGCTGA
- a CDS encoding alpha/beta hydrolase, whose translation MTVLPRRSRRRLAGIVAVAASAALVLSGCTTWFAGSSSGTGGDNGFSTGGAAAGSSTPTGEQVDAALKPFYDQSLAWSSCDNGFECATATVPIDWSDPSGDSIELALIKQPAKSSTRQGTLFVNPGGPGVSALDFVKDSVDFAVDPEVQQQYDIVGFDPRGVGASAAVKCVTSAQMDSYLYDIVPGTRGSAEWLAGATAVAKNFGSGCASGTGALLGHIDTESTVRDLDALRASVGDTGLNYLGYSYGTFIGSEYATLFPDKVRRMTIDGVVDPTSTGFDSSIGQAKGFEGALRAYLADCLAGSSCPFSGSVDNATKQVQTLLNAVDTTPITSSDGRKLGSASLLTAIFYPLYTQSSWSYLSQMIAQVKQGDATLAFQLADAYNGRNPDGTYQNNQTEAFTAINCLDYPAVTDAATIASQNAELIAAAPTFGPWWTYGDIGCANWPVAATRTPGPVSYTGTPTILVVGTTDDPATPYSDAVAVSKQLTNSQLITYEGEGHTAYGTSSCVHSLVDDYFLTGATPTSDPQCTT comes from the coding sequence GTGACCGTTCTTCCCCGCCGCTCCCGCCGAAGGCTGGCCGGCATCGTGGCTGTCGCCGCATCCGCCGCCCTCGTGCTCTCGGGCTGCACCACCTGGTTCGCAGGTTCCAGCAGCGGCACGGGCGGTGACAACGGGTTCTCCACGGGTGGCGCGGCGGCCGGTTCCTCCACGCCCACCGGCGAGCAGGTGGATGCCGCACTGAAGCCGTTCTACGACCAGAGCCTCGCGTGGTCGTCGTGCGACAACGGTTTCGAGTGCGCCACCGCGACCGTTCCGATCGACTGGAGCGATCCGAGCGGTGACAGCATCGAACTCGCCCTGATCAAGCAGCCTGCCAAGAGCAGCACCCGCCAGGGAACCCTCTTCGTGAACCCCGGAGGGCCGGGGGTCTCGGCCCTGGACTTCGTGAAGGACAGCGTCGATTTCGCCGTCGACCCCGAGGTGCAGCAGCAGTACGACATCGTCGGTTTCGACCCGCGCGGCGTCGGCGCCTCCGCTGCGGTGAAGTGCGTCACGTCGGCCCAGATGGACTCCTATCTCTACGACATCGTGCCCGGCACGCGCGGCTCGGCCGAGTGGCTCGCGGGTGCGACGGCTGTCGCCAAGAACTTCGGATCGGGTTGCGCGTCGGGAACGGGCGCGCTGCTCGGGCACATCGACACCGAGAGCACCGTGCGCGACCTCGACGCCCTGCGGGCCTCCGTCGGCGACACGGGGCTCAACTACCTCGGCTACTCCTACGGCACCTTCATCGGCAGCGAATACGCGACGCTCTTCCCCGACAAGGTGCGGCGCATGACGATCGACGGCGTCGTCGACCCCACCTCCACGGGCTTCGACTCGAGTATCGGCCAGGCGAAGGGATTCGAGGGGGCGCTCCGGGCCTATCTGGCGGATTGCCTGGCCGGCTCCAGCTGTCCGTTCTCCGGTTCGGTCGACAACGCGACCAAACAGGTGCAGACCCTGCTGAACGCCGTCGACACCACGCCGATCACCTCCTCCGACGGCCGCAAGCTCGGCTCTGCGTCCCTGCTGACCGCCATCTTCTACCCGCTCTACACGCAGAGCAGCTGGTCGTACCTCTCCCAGATGATCGCGCAGGTGAAGCAGGGCGACGCGACGCTCGCCTTCCAGTTGGCGGATGCCTACAACGGCCGGAACCCCGACGGCACCTACCAGAACAACCAGACCGAGGCCTTCACCGCGATCAACTGTCTCGATTACCCGGCGGTGACGGATGCCGCGACCATCGCGTCCCAGAACGCCGAACTCATCGCCGCCGCGCCGACCTTCGGCCCGTGGTGGACCTACGGCGACATCGGCTGCGCGAACTGGCCCGTGGCGGCGACCCGTACGCCGGGCCCGGTGAGCTACACCGGGACGCCGACCATCCTCGTGGTCGGAACGACGGACGACCCGGCAACGCCCTACTCCGACGCCGTGGCCGTGTCGAAACAGCTCACCAACTCGCAGCTCATCACCTACGAGGGCGAGGGACACACCGCTTACGGCACCTCGTCGTGCGTGCACTCCCTCGTCGACGACTACTTCCTGACCGGCGCCACGCCGACGAGTGACCCGCAGTGCACGACATGA